Proteins encoded in a region of the Isosphaeraceae bacterium EP7 genome:
- a CDS encoding IS630 family transposase — translation MEVSPRRPRHGRPRPSPPDDVRGAAGHRRVAPLAHRPGPPGRASPHRPGGRLRPIGPHHRCGPRLLAADRLCLDPSLQRAGHGRPPGAAPRRPTADLYRRPAGRGPGRRADRPPGPGPALRLLDARPPGGLPQRAEGHRHQAESDRRDPRGGGPPLAQAGDVVRRAGGPRIRRKKGAIERLYREPPADSAVVCLDEMGPESAKSFPGQNPLRTKPETTAEGSRQPAGRARQEADYGRRGKGYVFGAFRPATGEAFTRPYDSRSTRNWVEFLGQVEAWVPADAERVYAILDNLSAHRATDVLLFSLAHPRWEFVFQPVSAAYLNLIEPWWKVLRSLALKGRRFETWEEICQAVERATAYWNAHRHPFVWGRRRRHQPRRTPGIAAVPGVRTLAG, via the coding sequence ATGGAGGTATCTCCCAGGAGACCTCGCCATGGCCGCCCGCGTCCTTCTCCGCCCGATGACGTCCGAGGAGCAGCAGGCCATCGCCGAGTTGCTCCACTCGCGCACCGCCCCGGTCCGCCTGGTCGAGCGAGCCCGCATCGTCCAGGAGGCCGCCTACGGCCGATCGGCCCCCACCATCGCTGCGGCCCTCGGCTGCTCGCGGCCGACCGTCTATGCTTGGATCCGTCGCTTCAGCGAGCTGGGCATGGCCGGCCTCCAGGAGCGGCCCCGCGCCGGCCGACCGCCGACCTATACCGTCGACCAGCGGGCCGAGGTCCTGGCCGTCGCGCTGACCGCCCCCCAGGACCTGGGCCTGCCCTTCGGCTGCTGGACGCTCGACCGCCTGGAGGCCTACCTCAACGAGCAGAAGGACATCGCCATCAAGCGGAGTCGGATCGACGAGATCCTCGCGGAGGAGGGCCTCCGCTGGCGCAAGCAGGAGACGTGGTTCGGCGAGCGGGTGGACCCCGAATTCGCCGAAAAAAGGGGGCCATCGAGCGACTCTACCGCGAGCCTCCGGCGGATTCGGCGGTCGTCTGCCTCGACGAAATGGGGCCGGAGAGCGCCAAAAGCTTCCCGGGACAGAACCCCCTGCGAACCAAGCCCGAGACGACGGCCGAGGGCAGCCGCCAGCCCGCCGGCCGCGCTCGGCAGGAGGCCGACTACGGCCGCCGCGGCAAGGGTTACGTCTTCGGCGCCTTCCGACCCGCCACTGGCGAAGCCTTCACCCGCCCCTACGACAGCCGCTCGACCCGCAACTGGGTCGAGTTCCTCGGCCAGGTCGAGGCGTGGGTCCCGGCGGACGCCGAACGGGTCTACGCCATCCTCGACAACCTGAGCGCCCACCGCGCCACCGACGTGCTGCTGTTCAGCCTGGCCCATCCCCGCTGGGAGTTCGTCTTCCAGCCAGTCTCCGCGGCGTACCTGAACCTGATCGAGCCGTGGTGGAAGGTGCTGAGAAGCCTGGCGTTGAAGGGCCGCCGGTTCGAGACTTGGGAGGAGATCTGCCAGGCGGTCGAACGAGCGACAGCGTACTGGAACGCGCATCGTCACCCCTTCGTCTGGGGCCGTCGTCGTCGCCATCAACCACGCCGAACGCCGGGAATCGCCGCCGTACCGGGTGTCAGGACACTTGCCGGATGA
- a CDS encoding beta-RFAP synthase: MTGFRIRTPSRLHLGLLGWGPDHPRQFGGVGLMLNAPRLTIESHPAPEWSATGPLADRTLAFAGNVVRVLESEGHSPEPLRFINLEAPPEHVGLGTGTQLGLAVATLISASLGDSTPTLERLAALTGRGLRSGIGLHGFQQGGLLVDGGRGLGSEIPPLLTRLSFPLDWNILLVTPRISQGIHGEDERRAFAQLPPMSGGDTDRLCRLVLLSLLPAVVERDLPTFGLAVDAIQRIVGRAFAPMQGGATLRPELEPIAQRLRSLGLSGVGQSSWGPTLFGFSEAEGPRLGQIVDAIQSEHGIDRADILWTQASQSGHELCR, encoded by the coding sequence ATGACCGGCTTCAGAATCCGAACTCCGAGCCGCCTGCATCTGGGCCTACTCGGCTGGGGCCCCGACCATCCTCGTCAGTTTGGCGGCGTCGGCCTGATGCTCAACGCCCCTCGACTCACCATCGAGTCCCACCCCGCCCCCGAATGGTCAGCAACCGGCCCGCTCGCGGATCGCACGCTCGCGTTCGCCGGGAACGTCGTTCGGGTCCTCGAATCCGAGGGGCACTCTCCGGAACCGCTCCGCTTTATCAATCTTGAAGCCCCACCCGAGCACGTCGGCCTGGGGACCGGAACCCAGCTCGGCCTGGCCGTGGCCACCTTGATCTCGGCCTCGCTCGGCGACTCAACTCCGACCCTCGAACGCCTGGCCGCGCTGACCGGCCGCGGACTACGATCGGGCATCGGCCTCCACGGCTTCCAGCAAGGGGGCCTGCTCGTCGACGGGGGCCGAGGCCTCGGCAGCGAAATCCCTCCCTTGTTGACCCGACTCTCGTTCCCCCTCGATTGGAACATCCTCCTCGTCACCCCTCGGATCTCGCAAGGGATTCACGGCGAGGATGAACGACGGGCCTTCGCCCAGCTCCCGCCCATGTCGGGTGGCGACACGGACCGACTCTGCCGCCTCGTCCTCCTCAGCCTCCTGCCCGCCGTCGTTGAGCGAGACCTGCCCACCTTCGGACTCGCCGTCGATGCGATCCAGCGCATCGTCGGCCGAGCCTTCGCCCCCATGCAAGGAGGGGCGACCCTTCGCCCCGAACTCGAACCGATCGCCCAACGACTCCGCTCTCTAGGGTTATCCGGGGTCGGCCAATCCTCCTGGGGGCCCACCCTCTTCGGCTTTTCCGAGGCCGAAGGTCCGCGCCTTGGACAGATCGTCGATGCCATCCAAAGCGAGCATGGGATCGATCGAGCCGACATTCTCTGGACGCAAGCCAGCCAGTCTGGGCATGAACTCTGCCGATGA